The stretch of DNA AGTCCGCAGCGCGCATACGGACAACGAACACTTGGACGTGACTGTCACGCCGAACGCAAATGGAAAACCGGGGTATGAAGTTTCGGTTCTGTTAAAACCGACCGCACCGGTGGGAGACTTCCGCGATCAAGTCGTGTTGGAAACCGTGGGCGGGGAATCGTCGCAAGTGACGGTATTGGTCGAAGGGAAAATCGCCCCGGATGTAATCGTCTCACCGCAAACCGCCTCGGTGGGTAAACTCCACCCGGGCGACAAAAAAACGGTGCAGTTCGTGGTCCGCGGGAAAAAGGCGATCATGATCGAGAAGATCACCTCGGGCGCCGATGAATCGGCATTTGCCTGGCAATCACCGACAGATGAAAAGAACGTGCACGTGATTCCGATTCACCTCAAAGGGGACTCACCCATGGGCAAGTTCGTGGAGGAATTCGACGTCCGCATCGCCGGTCGTTCTGAACCGGTACACTTCAAGGTGTATGGTGAGATTGCCGCAACGGAGTAATGTTCTCCGCGGTGTGGGAACACGAGAATAGCGCTCGGCCTTCGGTTATGACACCGAAGGCCGAGCGTTTTTTGTCTAGCGACTGCACTTACGGGCCGTCCATGCCCAAATCATTTGCCGAGTTCAGCGATGATTTCCTTGGCTTTCGTCCGCCCGCCATGTGAGCGGCTGATTTTTGCGAACGTGACTTTCTGATCCCCATCGATGATGAAGGTCGAAGGATACGAGGTTTCCTTCTCCCCTTCCCAGCGCAATCCGTAGGCATTGGTGAACGCAAAATCGGGATCGAGCAGAAACAGGAAATTCGGGGGAAACTTCTTTCCCTTGATGAATTGCTGAGCATGCTCGGCCACCCCATCTTTGTTGTCGGGATACACAAACACGACCGTCGATTTCTGCTCGTTGAACCCCTTGGCGGCGTTGAGAAATTCGGTCATTTGCCGGGAGCAGAGTGGGCATTGGTAGGTGGGAAAACCGCGGAGCATAACGACCACGACCGGTCCCTCTTCGATCAGCTTGCTCAGTTTGTGTTTTTTGCCCTCCAATGTCGGGAGTTCAAAATCGGGGGCTTTTTTACCGACGGCGGGTGGTTTGGTTTCCTTTTCTGCGCTGCGAAGTTCGCCGCCTGTCCAAAATAGTCCACAGGCGATGGCCAGCAGTGTCAACGGAATGTGTATTCGATTCATGGAATTCGCTTTCTGGAAAATGTCGTGCTGTTGTGTTTGGAAAAGTGCCTTGAACATCGGCCGCTTCGCGGCATGTGAAACGGCGTTCTTTACGCGGACGGCAGAATTATGAGACTTAGGGTGCACGGTGACTGTGAACTGCAACACAATCGTGATTTCACAGGGTTGATTGACACGGGGCGTTATTCGCCCTTTTTCGACAGGGCTGCCTCAATTTCGTCGCGGTCGGCCAGAGACGGTTGCGCGCCGGAGCGGGTGACGGCAATGGCCGCGGCGGCGGTTGCCCAGTGTGCGGCTTGTTCCAGCGCCAGACCTTCGGAGACTGCTACGGCAAGTGCGCCGTTAAAAGCGTCTCCGGCAGCGGTGGTATCGACGGCGGTGACCTTCCGGCTGGGAATGCGTACGTTCGTTTCACCCGTGATCTGGCAACCGTCGGGCCCCAAGGTGGTGATGACGCAGCCACATCCGAGATCGCGCAACTGTTGCGCCGCCTCCCCAACACCGTCTCTCCCGGTCAGCAACGCAGCTTCACCGGCATTGGGGGTCAGCACGTCGACCAATGCCAGGATCTCAGGAGTGGCGATTTCAGGGAGCGCCGGTGCGGGGTTGAGGATGGTGATCAGTCCGGCAGCTCGCGCGCGCTGTAGTCCCCGGACGACGGTTTCTATGGGGGATTCCAAACAGCACAGAAACACCCCTGCGGCGGCGAACAAGTTCTCGGGGAGCGCATCAACGTGCTGAGGAGTAAGATGCAGATTGGCACCGGAGGCAACGCTGATCGCGTTTTCGCCCTGTTCATCCACAAAAATCAGCGCCACACCGGAGGGTTGGTGGGGTACGGTCGTGATGTACTGGCTGACGAGGTTTTCGCGAGAGAAATTATCAAGCGCAGCGCGTCCGAATTCGTCATCCCCGACGGCAGCAATAAAGGTGACCGGATCGCGGGCGGCACGGGCAGCGGCGACGGCTTGGTTGGCCCCTTTGCCGCCCGGCGCCTGAAAGTATTCGCCCCCCAGAACCGTTTCTCCAGGAGCAGGAATCCGTGGTGAACGAATGACTAAATCGGTGTTCACCGAACCGAGCACAATAATGGCCGAAGGCGGCATAAGTGGCGAGACGTCTTAATTCGGGGAGTCGTGATGGATTACAAACAAACGGGACGAACATGGTCGCTAAATCGGGACGAGAGGAGCACGCTGAGATTTGCCGCTTCTGCCATCCGTTTCACAACCTGAAGTGGAACGTCTCAGCGAGATACCGCCAAGCGACTTGTGCGAGGGTGCGGCGTTTGCATTCGATTTTGGCGCGGCCTTTTAATCCCGACACCAACAGATCCATAGGAAAATTGCCCTCCGGGTCTTGGATGAAGACCAGTGCTTGATAGGAGGTGTTGAGCGGCTTCATGCGACCGGAGGAATCCTGGGTGGTGGCAAGTTCACCGCCGAGGGAGTTGGAGAGTTGGCTGGGGGAGTCCTCCATCACGCGCCGCGAAAGCTGTTCGATTTTGCATTGAAAGGTTTTGTCGGGAAACGCATCGAATTTGATGTAGACCGGAAAACCTTCCTGGACGAACTCAATCTCGGATTGGTCGATGATCAGAATCGCTTCTTTTTGGTGAGGATCGCCAATCGTGCAAACGGACGTACCCGGTTCTAAAAAAGTACCGAGGTTGCGCTTGTCGAGCGGGCTCCCATGCCAGCGGGGGAGCGTTTCGTAGATATCGTGGTGGGGCGGTTCAGAGACAATTTCGGGAGGAAACACGGTTCCGTCGACCGGCGCTGTGACGCGGAGGTCGTCGATCTGCTCTTGGCGGATTTCGACTTGTTTGAGGGCGTCATGATAAAGCTCCTCGGACTGGGCTCTCTCTCCGCCAAATTTGCTGCCCAGATTGCGATAAACGACTTCCGCGTATTTTTGGTCGGTGGCAATCCGTTCCTGTGCGCGCAGTTCGAAGTTGAAGTCCTCGTTCTCCAATTCGACGAGTACGTCCCCTTTTTTGACTTGTTCCCCTGGTTGCACAAGCACCTTTTTGATGCGACCACCCCCTTTGACGAACACCGCTTCGGCGTCGCGGGGCCGGACGGTAAAGACCGTGTTGACTCGCTTAGGCACCGGGATCATTAAAAAGCCGACCAGCAATGCGACAGCGACGACTCCACTGACCGTGGCCCGGAATTTTTTGATCATTTCCAACCTTCCCGGAGTAAAGATGAACTTCACCATTTTGACGACCGGCATGACAAACATCATGATGACAATACCGGTAGCCATCATCGCGCTGATGGCGCCTAACTTGTACGGTTTGAGAAACGTGTACAAGAACAGCAGAATCCCGAACGTGACCATCCAGCGATAACACCAACTGGCGATGGCATAAGTAATAAACCACCCTTTGCGAGATTTGGGCATAAAGGGATCGGCGGGCATTTCCAAGCCGAGGCAGACCTGCGCGGCGGTCCGTTGCAGCAGTTGGTTTGCCTTGGTTCGCAGGTTGGGAATTTCCAACCAGTCGCTCATGACGTAGTAGCCGTCAAATCGCATCAGCGGGTTGGCGTTGAGCAGGATGGTATTTACCGAACAGACAAACATCGTGCTAAAGGCGATGTTGTGGATCAAGCCGGGTGCGGAATACCACCAGATGAACGTAGAGATCGAGGCGAGCACCACTTCGACGTAAATTCCAGCCAGACTGATGGCGATGCGGTGCCATTTGTTGGGCATTGTCCAGGAGTCCGAGACGTTGCAATACAGCGCCGGGGAGAGCACGAGGAACAGCATCCCCATTTCATGGCATTCGCCGCCAAAATGATGGCAAGTCAAGCCGTGTCCGAACTCGTGGACAATTTTTGTCATCCCCATGGCGATCCACAGCCAGACGATGTTTTTCATGTTGAAAAAGGAGTGAAAGCTTTCCATTTCCGGGCGACCGCGGAACTCATGGAAATTCACCAAGACTAACCCCAAAGCGGAGAACGCCAGCAGAACAACACAGGCCAGCGCCCATGGGGTGTAGATCCATTCGAAGCGGGGATACAGCCAATTGAGCGCCCGTGCGGGGTCGAAACCAGGGAGTTTGATGTACAGCACGTTCGACAGCGTGGACTTCAATTGCTTTTTGGCGCGGTCCTCGCGGCGTTTGAGCAGCTTTGCCCCCTGCCCTGCCGCCTCGCTGATGACCATTCCCGATTCATGCAGCCGGCCGATGAATTGCTGCAATTCTTCGAGCGTGATTTTTTGCGGAATGAATTCCGCCTCGAATTCGTCTTTGATTTCCTTGAGGCTCCGCACGCCATCGAGCGACGCGAGGATTTTGTATTCTTCTTCCTGAAACCGGTAGTACTTGAGTCCGACCGGATCCTTAATCAGGTAGTAGGTCCGCCCCTCGTAGCGTTGCTCGCTGACGACCAAATCGGGACGGCGGCGCAAAATCACCGGCCGTTCGATCGAGGCAGCCATCGAGGAATTGGGGGAGGCCATAGTTCACATCGGGTAGAAGATTGGTTGATTCGTAGGGTGCGTCGCGACGCACTTATCTGTGGAGGACGATTGATAAAAAGTTCGGGGTAGCCGCGATGGCGCAGACATCGGGGCGGGCGCAGCCCGCAAGAAGCCGCAATATCCGCGCCCTGATACGAGTAGAGTCTCGATGGCAAGGACAGCTGAAACTGCTGCGTCTTGTGCCTACGGCACACCGATTGCCGTTGGCAATCGCTGCCACCCTGTAATTGTTTCCTCCGAGGCTAAATGAATTTGTCCCAAAGGGACAGGGAGTATGTTGTTGGGTGAAGTTACGGAGTTGTGTGACGTGGATCGGTTGTGTGCGGCTTGGCGGGAGCCTCGACCTCCCGGTTTTTTTTACGTGGGTTTGCGATTTTGTTTGCTTTTTTCCTCTTTGCGATTTCTGCGACTTTGCGTGAGGTTTTTTTCCGGTTGGGAATTTCTCGTACTACTCAGAAAGGTGCTTCGCGACGCACCCTACCTTGTCAGTAGCCGAGCCAGAACTTGACGTTGTAATAAAACGCATCGATGGCGGGGTGGAAGTAGACGTAGCCTAGGGGGCGTTCGCCGCAGATGATGCCTGCTTTGACCTCAGCACCGGGGCGGAGTTTTTCGGGCATGTCTTCGGGGTCGGGCGTGATCGTCAAGAGGACGACGTTTCCTTCTTCTTCGACAACCTCGGTGATCATGGCGGTTTTTTCGACTTTGCCGTGATAACGCCGCTCGGGATTGGTGGCCAGGACGTACGTCACATCGAGTTGTTCCCCCGGTTTCAATTCTTGTTGTGCGCGGAGAATATGGCCGACGCGGTCCTCGGGGACTTTGACTTCCAACACCCAGGATTTTTGGTCATCGGCGACGCTGACCAGCAACGTTCCGGGTTGGACGGGGCGATTGGCGATGCGTTCTTCGATACCCCAAGTCGTAACCACACCTTCGATAGGGGAGATGATG from Symmachiella dynata encodes:
- a CDS encoding peroxiredoxin family protein produces the protein MNRIHIPLTLLAIACGLFWTGGELRSAEKETKPPAVGKKAPDFELPTLEGKKHKLSKLIEEGPVVVVMLRGFPTYQCPLCSRQMTEFLNAAKGFNEQKSTVVFVYPDNKDGVAEHAQQFIKGKKFPPNFLFLLDPDFAFTNAYGLRWEGEKETSYPSTFIIDGDQKVTFAKISRSHGGRTKAKEIIAELGK
- the rbsK gene encoding ribokinase translates to MPPSAIIVLGSVNTDLVIRSPRIPAPGETVLGGEYFQAPGGKGANQAVAAARAARDPVTFIAAVGDDEFGRAALDNFSRENLVSQYITTVPHQPSGVALIFVDEQGENAISVASGANLHLTPQHVDALPENLFAAAGVFLCCLESPIETVVRGLQRARAAGLITILNPAPALPEIATPEILALVDVLTPNAGEAALLTGRDGVGEAAQQLRDLGCGCVITTLGPDGCQITGETNVRIPSRKVTAVDTTAAGDAFNGALAVAVSEGLALEQAAHWATAAAAIAVTRSGAQPSLADRDEIEAALSKKGE
- a CDS encoding HlyD family efflux transporter periplasmic adaptor subunit, whose protein sequence is MASPNSSMAASIERPVILRRRPDLVVSEQRYEGRTYYLIKDPVGLKYYRFQEEEYKILASLDGVRSLKEIKDEFEAEFIPQKITLEELQQFIGRLHESGMVISEAAGQGAKLLKRREDRAKKQLKSTLSNVLYIKLPGFDPARALNWLYPRFEWIYTPWALACVVLLAFSALGLVLVNFHEFRGRPEMESFHSFFNMKNIVWLWIAMGMTKIVHEFGHGLTCHHFGGECHEMGMLFLVLSPALYCNVSDSWTMPNKWHRIAISLAGIYVEVVLASISTFIWWYSAPGLIHNIAFSTMFVCSVNTILLNANPLMRFDGYYVMSDWLEIPNLRTKANQLLQRTAAQVCLGLEMPADPFMPKSRKGWFITYAIASWCYRWMVTFGILLFLYTFLKPYKLGAISAMMATGIVIMMFVMPVVKMVKFIFTPGRLEMIKKFRATVSGVVAVALLVGFLMIPVPKRVNTVFTVRPRDAEAVFVKGGGRIKKVLVQPGEQVKKGDVLVELENEDFNFELRAQERIATDQKYAEVVYRNLGSKFGGERAQSEELYHDALKQVEIRQEQIDDLRVTAPVDGTVFPPEIVSEPPHHDIYETLPRWHGSPLDKRNLGTFLEPGTSVCTIGDPHQKEAILIIDQSEIEFVQEGFPVYIKFDAFPDKTFQCKIEQLSRRVMEDSPSQLSNSLGGELATTQDSSGRMKPLNTSYQALVFIQDPEGNFPMDLLVSGLKGRAKIECKRRTLAQVAWRYLAETFHFRL